A window of the Yersinia rochesterensis genome harbors these coding sequences:
- the tamB gene encoding autotransporter assembly complex protein TamB — MRWVKRLSIAFLLIILLLVGTVAGLLGTTSGLHFLINSAARWVPGLDIASVSGGWRDLTLKGIQYQMPGVSVKAGQLHLSLQLSCLKRSELCVNALTAQDVDVVVDTKAMPPAAETPASTEPMGELSTPYPITLRLLSLNNVKVTIDDTAISLDEFRSGAHWQQRALDLMPTKISGLLIALPKTVPAIVPDAAKPAVETAIAVKEAVEQQAAAPALPETPLGDTLKELFAKPLLPDLPDFRLPLDLQIKEISGQQLRLTGDTDVLITHVLLQASTQENRIILNTLDIKSPQGTLSAQGEATLADKWPLSMTINSGLNIEPLKGEKVKLTVGGALRDQLKVALNLSGPVSAQLEAETALAQAGLPMALTLQSKQLHWPLSGEPQFQLDNLRMRFNGAATDYALSIRSDFKGTDLPPAIFTLDGKGNVEQFNLTRLRLAALQGNSDLTGVVDWSKAISWNSVLTLSGINTAKQWPEWPAKLDGKIVTRGSLHGGSWQLQVPELTLDGNVKQNRVTARGSLTGNAAGQWHIPGINLALGRNKLDVKGDLNDNWLLDANVDAPQLDGALPGLGGVVKGTLKLRGNLKAPQLLADLTANRLQWQELTINRVKIDGDVRSTDQIQGQLAIRVEQLKQADLLVSLLTLDARGSEKQHQLRLNMQGEPVSGQLALEGSFDRQQERWRGTLNNTRFDTPVGEWRLSRAIALDYQNTLERVTIGPHCWLNPNAELCVPRAIEAGPSGQAAVVLNRFDLAMIKPFLGPDTTMSGVFSGRADVSWKAGGSLPDVRVSLSGNGVKVQQTVQGNPLPIAFETLNLNGGLANGQVRADWLIKLVNNGQFSGQVQVADPEGRRNLSGNIAISNFSLAMINPILSDGEKAAGTLNANLRLGGNAKSPLVFGRLALDNVDVDGSWMPFDITEGRLAMNFDGMTSTLEGLIRTSQGQLNLSGDADWRDINAWRARIAAKGDKLRVTVPPMVRIDVSPDIVFEATPQLFTLNGSVDIPWARITVQEVPESAVGVSPDEVMLNNDLKPISPRSASIPINSNLVIRVGNDVRLNAFGLKARLQGNLKMVQDQRGLGLNGQINIPSGSFRAYGQDLIVNKGILLFSGPPDQPLLNIEAIRNPDATANGVTAGVRVTGMADSPRLEIFSDPAMSQQEALSYLLRGQGLGNSGADSGMMTSMLVGMGVAQSGKLVGKIGEAFGVSNLALDTQGVGDSSQVVVSGYVTKDLQVKYGVGIFDSLATLTLRYRLMPRLYLEAVSGIDQALDVLYQFEF; from the coding sequence CTGAGGTGGGTAAAGAGACTTAGTATTGCGTTTCTGCTCATTATCCTGCTGTTGGTCGGAACTGTGGCGGGCTTACTCGGCACCACCAGCGGTTTGCATTTTTTGATCAACAGCGCCGCGCGTTGGGTACCTGGCTTGGATATAGCCAGTGTCAGTGGGGGCTGGCGTGACCTGACACTCAAAGGTATTCAGTACCAAATGCCGGGTGTCAGTGTGAAAGCCGGGCAGCTTCATCTGTCTTTACAGCTTTCATGCTTGAAACGCAGTGAACTGTGCGTCAATGCGCTGACCGCACAAGATGTGGATGTGGTGGTGGATACCAAAGCCATGCCGCCGGCGGCAGAAACCCCGGCCAGCACTGAGCCGATGGGCGAACTGAGTACCCCGTATCCCATAACTTTACGTTTGCTATCGCTGAATAATGTCAAAGTGACTATTGATGACACCGCGATTTCACTGGATGAATTTCGCTCGGGCGCACATTGGCAGCAACGGGCGTTAGATTTGATGCCGACTAAAATCAGTGGGTTATTGATAGCATTGCCGAAAACCGTGCCCGCTATTGTCCCTGATGCCGCTAAACCTGCAGTTGAAACCGCCATCGCCGTCAAAGAAGCGGTTGAGCAACAGGCCGCGGCTCCCGCACTACCTGAAACTCCGCTGGGCGACACCTTAAAAGAATTGTTTGCCAAGCCGTTATTGCCCGATTTGCCGGACTTCCGGCTGCCGCTGGATTTACAGATTAAAGAAATTTCAGGGCAACAGCTCCGGCTGACCGGTGATACCGATGTGCTTATCACCCATGTTTTACTGCAAGCCAGTACCCAAGAAAATCGCATCATACTGAATACGCTAGATATAAAATCGCCGCAGGGGACATTGTCCGCCCAAGGTGAGGCGACACTGGCGGATAAGTGGCCGCTGAGTATGACCATCAATAGTGGGTTGAATATTGAGCCACTGAAAGGCGAGAAAGTGAAGCTGACTGTGGGCGGCGCACTACGTGATCAACTCAAGGTCGCGCTTAATTTGTCCGGCCCGGTCAGTGCGCAACTAGAGGCCGAAACCGCGTTGGCGCAGGCGGGTTTGCCAATGGCACTCACTCTGCAAAGCAAGCAATTGCATTGGCCACTGAGCGGCGAACCTCAGTTTCAACTCGATAATCTTAGAATGCGCTTCAATGGGGCGGCGACAGATTATGCGCTCTCCATTCGCTCGGATTTTAAAGGAACCGACTTGCCGCCCGCGATTTTCACTTTGGATGGCAAAGGGAATGTCGAGCAATTCAATCTGACACGTTTACGTCTGGCGGCACTGCAAGGTAATTCTGACCTGACCGGGGTGGTGGATTGGAGCAAAGCGATCAGTTGGAACTCGGTATTAACTTTATCGGGCATTAATACCGCCAAACAGTGGCCGGAATGGCCAGCAAAACTGGATGGCAAGATTGTGACGCGCGGCAGTCTCCACGGCGGTAGCTGGCAATTACAGGTGCCGGAGCTAACACTGGACGGCAATGTAAAACAAAATCGCGTCACTGCGCGCGGTTCATTGACCGGCAATGCAGCGGGTCAGTGGCATATTCCGGGCATCAATCTGGCATTAGGGCGCAATAAGCTGGATGTCAAAGGCGACCTGAATGATAACTGGCTGCTTGATGCCAATGTCGATGCGCCACAACTGGATGGCGCGTTGCCGGGGTTGGGCGGTGTGGTTAAAGGGACGCTGAAATTACGCGGGAACCTGAAAGCGCCGCAGTTATTGGCGGATCTCACGGCGAATCGTCTGCAATGGCAAGAATTGACCATTAACCGGGTCAAAATTGATGGCGATGTTCGCTCGACAGATCAAATTCAGGGCCAGTTGGCCATCAGAGTCGAGCAACTCAAGCAAGCTGACTTGCTGGTCAGCCTCCTGACGTTGGATGCTCGTGGCAGTGAAAAACAGCATCAGTTACGCCTCAATATGCAGGGCGAGCCGGTTTCCGGGCAGTTGGCGTTGGAGGGAAGCTTCGACCGGCAGCAAGAGCGCTGGCGTGGAACGCTGAATAATACGCGCTTTGATACACCGGTCGGTGAATGGCGCTTAAGCCGTGCTATTGCATTGGATTACCAAAACACCCTCGAGCGGGTCACCATCGGGCCACATTGTTGGCTTAACCCGAATGCCGAGCTTTGTGTGCCGCGCGCAATTGAAGCCGGCCCGAGTGGGCAGGCGGCGGTGGTACTGAATCGCTTTGATTTAGCCATGATAAAACCTTTCCTTGGCCCAGATACCACCATGAGTGGCGTATTCAGCGGGCGGGCTGATGTGAGCTGGAAGGCAGGTGGCAGCTTGCCGGATGTGCGGGTGTCACTCAGTGGGAATGGCGTCAAAGTCCAGCAAACGGTGCAGGGCAACCCGCTGCCAATTGCTTTTGAAACCCTGAATCTGAATGGCGGTTTGGCGAATGGGCAGGTGCGGGCCGACTGGTTGATTAAACTGGTGAATAATGGTCAATTCTCCGGGCAGGTGCAGGTGGCTGACCCGGAAGGGCGGCGTAATTTATCCGGTAACATTGCTATCAGTAATTTCTCGCTAGCAATGATTAACCCGATTCTGAGTGACGGTGAAAAAGCCGCTGGGACACTAAACGCCAACCTCCGTTTGGGCGGCAATGCGAAAAGCCCGTTAGTCTTTGGCCGTCTGGCGCTGGATAACGTGGATGTCGATGGTAGCTGGATGCCATTTGATATCACTGAAGGGCGTCTGGCGATGAATTTCGACGGGATGACCTCGACACTGGAGGGGTTGATTCGCACCTCTCAGGGGCAGCTTAATCTCTCTGGCGATGCCGACTGGCGTGATATTAATGCCTGGCGGGCCAGAATTGCGGCGAAAGGCGATAAGTTGCGGGTCACTGTCCCACCGATGGTGCGGATTGATGTTTCGCCGGATATTGTTTTTGAAGCCACGCCGCAACTGTTTACTCTCAATGGCTCGGTTGATATCCCGTGGGCGCGCATTACCGTGCAAGAAGTGCCGGAAAGCGCGGTCGGCGTCTCGCCTGATGAAGTGATGCTCAATAATGATTTGAAGCCAATTTCACCGCGCTCAGCCAGTATTCCGATTAACAGTAATCTGGTGATTCGGGTGGGTAATGATGTTCGTCTGAATGCATTTGGCCTGAAAGCGCGTTTACAGGGCAATTTAAAAATGGTGCAGGATCAGCGCGGGTTAGGGCTGAATGGGCAGATTAATATCCCATCCGGCAGCTTCCGCGCTTATGGCCAAGACTTGATTGTTAACAAAGGGATATTGCTGTTCTCCGGGCCGCCGGATCAGCCGTTACTCAATATTGAGGCAATTCGTAACCCTGATGCGACCGCCAACGGCGTAACAGCGGGCGTGCGGGTGACCGGCATGGCGGATTCACCACGGCTAGAAATATTCTCAGACCCGGCGATGTCGCAGCAAGAAGCATTATCCTATCTGTTACGTGGGCAGGGCTTGGGCAATTCCGGGGCTGACAGCGGCATGATGACCTCAATGCTGGTCGGTATGGGCGTAGCGCAAAGTGGTAAACTGGTGGGTAAAATCGGCGAGGCATTTGGTGTCAGTAACCTGGCGCTGGACACTCAAGGAGTTGGCGATAGCTCACAAGTGGTGGTGAGTGGCTATGTCACCAAAGACCTACAAGTAAAATACGGTGTAGGTATATTTGATTCGCTGGCTACGTTAACATTACGTTATCGGTTGATGCCAAGGTTGTATCTGGAAGCGGTGTCTGGTATTGATCAGGCATTAGATGTGCTTTATCAGTTTGAGTTCTAA
- a CDS encoding gamma-glutamylcyclotransferase family protein encodes MRIIVYGSLRRKQGNSHWMTDAQLLGEHDLEGFDMYNLGHYPAVVPGDGTVHCEVYRINSSIMNELDELKSNTKDYRRELIQTPYGSAWIYLYRLPIEGLPRIYSGDWLKRNDENEKPQS; translated from the coding sequence ATGCGAATTATTGTCTACGGTAGTTTACGGCGCAAGCAAGGTAATAGTCACTGGATGACGGACGCCCAGTTATTGGGCGAACATGACCTTGAAGGCTTTGATATGTACAATTTAGGTCATTATCCGGCAGTTGTTCCCGGAGACGGCACTGTGCATTGTGAAGTTTATCGGATTAACTCGTCTATTATGAATGAGTTAGATGAACTAAAAAGTAATACCAAGGATTATCGGCGTGAGTTGATCCAAACGCCTTACGGCAGTGCTTGGATATATCTTTATCGTTTACCGATTGAAGGGTTACCGCGCATTTACAGTGGTGATTGGCTCAAGCGCAATGACGAAAATGAAAAGCCACAAAGTTAG